The sequence TGATATTATTATTAATAATAAAAAAATAGGTGGTATTTTAATAGAAAATAGTATTTTGTCAAAAACAATTCATACTATTATCGTTGGAATAGGTTTAAATGTTTTTCAAAAACAATTCAAAAAAAAATGGAATGCTTCTTCTCTGAAAGAAATATTCAATCTAAATTTGGATTTAGATCTTCTATTTCACAAAATTATATATTCCTTCCAAAAAGAATATCTTTTTTTTACAATTTATGGAGAAAAATTCATACGAGATTACTATATCAATCATCTATATTTAAAAGATAAAACTTCTATTTTTTATATTTATAAAACAAATCATTACATTTCTGGAACAATACGAACTATAACAGATCAAGGATTTTTAGTGATAGAATCCAATAAAAAATTATATTTTTTCTATCATAAAGAAATAGAATTCCTTATTCCGAAGTAGGATTCTCATCCCTTTTATTTTTTATTTTTTTGATTATATTATTCCAATAATTGCGTTTTATTTCTTTTTTTTCTTGAATTTTTATGAGGATTTTTTTTTCATCTAACATAAACTCTTTGATAAAAAAGAAAAATACAATGTTAATTATGTTAGATGTAAAATAATATAAAGATAAAGCAGAAGCGTAACTATTTATAAATAATAACATTACGATGGGCATTAAATATAATAAAAAATTCATATCAGGAATAGAAGAATCATCTCCATTTTTAGAAACATTCTTTCTTCCATTATTACTAAGTTTTGTATAAACTAATGAAGCTAAAGAATACAATAAAGTGAGTAAACTTACATGATTTCCATAAAAAGGAATAAAAAAAGGTAATTTAAATATTGAATCATATGAAGTAAGATCTTCTACCCATAAAAAAGATTTTCCTCTCAAATTAATAAGAGTTGGAAAAAATTTAAATAAAGAATAAAAAATAGGAATCTGAAATAATGTAGAAATACATCCAGACATTGGATTAATTCCAACATTATGATATAACTCCATTATAGCTCTTTGTTTTTTAAAAACATCTTTCCTATATTTGTGATTTAATTTTTCTATCTCTGGACGAATTGATTTCATTATGGCACTTAATTTATATTGTTTATAAGTAATTGGATATAATATAAGTTTCACAACTATAGTCATCAAAATAATAATAACACCATAATTTAAATTTGTTTTTTCCAAAAATTGAAAAACTATTAAAAAGAAATATTTATTGATCCACTTGAGAAAAACCCAACCAAATGGAATAATATTTTCGAATCCATTTTGATATTTTTTTAATACTTTTAAATCCAAAGGACCAAAATAAAAACGAAAAGAAATATCCTCATTTTTTACTGGATTTATAAATGTTTTCAATTGAATCTTCTTTAGAAAAAATCCTGAAGACAAATTTTCAGATTGAACAAAAACATTTTTTAATATTTTTTCTGGAATGAATATAAAAGAAAAAAATTGTTGCTTATGAGCAATCCATTTCACTCCATATATATTTTTATCTTCCGTTTTTTTTTCAGATAAATATTTTACAGAATCGGAATAATTCGAATTTCCATTATTAGAATAAACAGAATAACATACTTGAGTATATGAATTTTCCCAATCTCTATCCTTTTCTAAAGATAAAATTTTATGTTCTAAATTTAAGATCAATCCTTTCTTTTGAAAAAAAGAAAAGTTTTTAGTTCGAATAGAAAAGCCAATATCATACTGATTTTTTTCTCCTATTGTATATATATAATCCAAAAATCCTTTTCCATAAGGATTTTTAGCTCTCATAGTAAGAGTTCTAATTCCAGATATTTTATTTTTCTCTAGTAAAATAGGTTGAAAGTATAAAGTATTTGTATCAATATTTAACCCTTTTTGATTTAAAAAAGATAATTTGTATAAAAAATTAGAATTTTTAATTAAATAAAGATTTTTAGCATGATATGATAACAAAGGATCATATGCCTTATATTTTTTCAAAAGAACATCATGAATTCCTCCTCCCAAACTAGATATTTTCAGTTTCAAAACATCATTTTCTAATAAAAAAAAATGATTCTTTTTTCTTTGATCCGTAATAGAAAATTCCTGATAATTTAAATCAAGTTTTTTAAACTTATTATGTTTATTAGTATTAGTATGATTTTTGTTAAAATAAGTAAAAATCATTAAAACAGACAATATAAGAACTAATCCTATTATGGAACTATAATCTAAATTTTTATCCTTCATATATAAGAAGAATTCTGAGAAACTATTATAGAAACCTGTATAAAATTAGTAAATAAAGGATGTGGATGAGTTACTGTACTTTGATATTCTGGATGATATTGAACTCCCAAGAAAAAAATATGATTTTCTAATTCTAATGCTTCTACTAAACCTGTTTCTAGATTTACTCCAACTGCTTTCATTCCAGCATTAGAAAAAAATTCTAAATAATTATTATTAAATTCATATCTATGACGATGTCTTTCAAAAATTTCTTTTTTTTTTCCATAAATAGAATATATTTTAGATCCTTCAACAAGAGTACATTTCCAATTTCCTAAACGCATTGTTCCTCCTGTATGAGTCCGTTTTTTTTGTTTTTCCATTAAACTTATTACAGGATGAGATGTTTTTGGGTTTGTTTCATAACTTTCTGCTTCTTTTAATCCTAATACATTTCTAGCAAATTCTATTACGGCTATTTGCATACCCAAACATATTCCAAAAAATGGAATTTTATTTTCTCTTGCATACTTTGCTGCAAGTATTTTACCTTCTATTCCTCTATTTCCAAATCCTGGAGCTACTAAAATTCCTGAAATTCCTTTAAAATATTTTTTTATATTTTTTTCTTTGATCATTTCTGAATAAATCCATTTTATATTAACATAAGTTTCATTTTCCGTTCCTGCATGAATTAAAGCTTCAGTAATTGATTTGTAAGAATCATGTAATGAAACATATTTTCCAACCAATGCAATTTTCGTTTCATGTTTTGGATTTTTATATTTTTTAATAAAAGTTTTCCATTTTTTTAAATCTGGAATAGTGTGAGTAGATAAATTCAAATGATTCAGTACTACTTCATCAAAATTTTGTAAATGTAATAAATAAGGTATTTCATATATAATTTTAGTATCTATTGATTCAATAACATGTTTTGGTTTT comes from Blattabacterium cuenoti BPAA and encodes:
- the yidC gene encoding membrane protein insertase YidC, whose product is MKDKNLDYSSIIGLVLILSVLMIFTYFNKNHTNTNKHNKFKKLDLNYQEFSITDQRKKNHFFLLENDVLKLKISSLGGGIHDVLLKKYKAYDPLLSYHAKNLYLIKNSNFLYKLSFLNQKGLNIDTNTLYFQPILLEKNKISGIRTLTMRAKNPYGKGFLDYIYTIGEKNQYDIGFSIRTKNFSFFQKKGLILNLEHKILSLEKDRDWENSYTQVCYSVYSNNGNSNYSDSVKYLSEKKTEDKNIYGVKWIAHKQQFFSFIFIPEKILKNVFVQSENLSSGFFLKKIQLKTFINPVKNEDISFRFYFGPLDLKVLKKYQNGFENIIPFGWVFLKWINKYFFLIVFQFLEKTNLNYGVIIILMTIVVKLILYPITYKQYKLSAIMKSIRPEIEKLNHKYRKDVFKKQRAIMELYHNVGINPMSGCISTLFQIPIFYSLFKFFPTLINLRGKSFLWVEDLTSYDSIFKLPFFIPFYGNHVSLLTLLYSLASLVYTKLSNNGRKNVSKNGDDSSIPDMNFLLYLMPIVMLLFINSYASALSLYYFTSNIINIVFFFFIKEFMLDEKKILIKIQEKKEIKRNYWNNIIKKIKNKRDENPTSE
- a CDS encoding CTP synthase, which codes for MKTKYIFVTGGVTSSLGKGIVSASLGMLLKARGYKVSILKLDPYFNIDPGTLNPYEHGECFVTKDGAETDLDLGHYERFLSQSTSKENNVTSGLIYKTVIDNERKGNYLGKTVQVIPHITNEIKRRIKILGESEKNYDIIITEIGGTVGDIESLPYVESVRQLKWELGKFNGLVIHLTLLPHITVTGEIKTKPTQHSVRNLMENGIQADILVCRTEKHISDNIRKKLALFCNVKPKHVIESIDTKIIYEIPYLLHLQNFDEVVLNHLNLSTHTIPDLKKWKTFIKKYKNPKHETKIALVGKYVSLHDSYKSITEALIHAGTENETYVNIKWIYSEMIKEKNIKKYFKGISGILVAPGFGNRGIEGKILAAKYARENKIPFFGICLGMQIAVIEFARNVLGLKEAESYETNPKTSHPVISLMEKQKKRTHTGGTMRLGNWKCTLVEGSKIYSIYGKKKEIFERHRHRYEFNNNYLEFFSNAGMKAVGVNLETGLVEALELENHIFFLGVQYHPEYQSTVTHPHPLFTNFIQVSIIVSQNSSYI
- a CDS encoding biotin--[acetyl-CoA-carboxylase] ligase encodes the protein MKKLIWPINLIVLKKINSTNQYAKKYIYNNNKYNWMVIWTMNQTKGIGMNKNLWHTEERKNLTFSIVFKPIKTLHVKKIHIINLVISNAIHKTLSKCYNQNNKERIWIKWPNDIIINNKKIGGILIENSILSKTIHTIIVGIGLNVFQKQFKKKWNASSLKEIFNLNLDLDLLFHKIIYSFQKEYLFFTIYGEKFIRDYYINHLYLKDKTSIFYIYKTNHYISGTIRTITDQGFLVIESNKKLYFFYHKEIEFLIPK